TTGTGACCTTGAATTAAGTTTCTATGTCAAATTTTAAGGTCATTGCAGAGCTCTGTATAAAACATTGTCCAAACTACTggtatattttttctctctatgCAAGAGctgctacagttctgcagctataGCCCTACTTTACattgtaatataaaatgtaatgttatTAATTGACTGTTAagttttaaggtcaagatctagtagataattccagagtgtctttttaaaactagaaccattatgacgtcataattgatttgaagaatatTTTTCCTCTACTTTACTGCTTTAAAGGAgttatgtagaaaattaaacaaattctaGATGTTCTATGTTAgatcatgggaaaagtaatcccgatacctatattgaatttgacatcattttaaagaggaggtcaagagcttgtttaattccgtttttggagagactgtaggcattctagatatattttattaccaGTAGTCAAAAATagacaaaactccgaaatttgttccttatttccttcatatttctatgaaaatgactgtttaaaacatgatttatcaTTGTGTTTATCGAAAATGTTTGCCCCGGTACACCTTATCAAATAAAGCTATTGTTATCAAGCATCactgaaagaatttatatcttaaattttataaacctgtaggcacctttcatttactagatcttgaccttaagaaaATCATTCTACTCACCATTTTactataaatcatattttaaaaaattgttttagagATCTCTTTTATTCTAAGTATATAtgttgataaaatctttaacaGCCAAGCAGTCCTAGTAGAGAACACTCTGTATGTGTCCGGACAGATAGGAATGAGCCCCAAAGATGGAAACATCGTACAAGGGGGTGTGGTGTCTGAAGCAGAGCAGGTCAGTCAATAACTGAAGTTTTCATGTACATCTCAACAATAATACTAtaaaatcatcattgttcgtgaGGGACCAATGTTCATGACTTTCGTGGGTAGCTCTTTctcacgaatttacatccctacaaacatatataaagcatttgtttaatatttattaaattatcccAAACTTGCTACCAACAAAATTATGTTCCCATGAACCAGGAAAAACTTGGCTACTCACAAACATTGTcccccacgaataaaaatgattcaacaCTATTACGTTTACCTTTGAACCAAGTGGTAATCTTGACTTCTAAAATACCGGTAGTTGTAATTTGCAAGTAAAATCTTTGtagaaatgtttttaatgttCAGAAATTTTACATGATTATAATTTTTTCGAAGGAAAATTTTTGTACTATAAATCTTTACTTTATACATTGcttaaaactttcaaaataCTCTTGGACTAAGGGGTTAATTACCAATCACAGCAACACCTAGGATGTTTTGATAAATCTCAAACAGAATGAGAGGTTTATTGAGTATATATAGACTATTCTAGTATGGTTTacctgaaagaaaaaaagtgtcaaaaacCCATTGTGATGTATAATATGCAACCCTTTTTCAAAGACTgaaatattcaagaaaaaagtgtgtattattatataaatagtgcctgtttgggagggtaacagttgaaattgacaccccgagaaaaccattgtcaaccgacgcgaagcggaggttgacaatggttttcgaggggtgtcaatttcaactgttatcctcccaaacaggcactatttattttgttatactgaatgtctttttaaaaaaatttaagaaaattttactgcttttaatataggaataacgtgaattctacagcgaaccgtacgcgcataattttcgcgcatgtaacattttttaatgttacccgttgccaagtgcgttgctaatgctgagggtaatagtaaatattattaactgcgtcttaaccaatcagatttcagtatttaacatgaaagtataacaaaaatgatgaatacatgtacgttaTTTTATATACGCATTTGCAGTTTGGAATGCATTGTTGGTTGTGTTCATGGGCATTAATTCATTGCAAACATGAAACCAAAATGTTTGTTGTGTGAATCGGTTCATGGTTCCTTCATGATTCACGATGTGTACCTGGTCATGACACATCATTATGACATGGTTTAGTTCTACTCATTATATGTTAGTTTATTGGTACTGCCCCAACCAGGGTTAACCTGTGATTAGCTATTGTTCAAATGAGGGAAATCTCTGACTCTCATAGATAACAGGAAAATGTGCCAGTTAGAGccatatatatattgaatacatgtattagggaAACTAGATTCAACTTTCtgtcttacatgtatgtttaaaaagatattgagaTAAACAGTTCATTCgtaaagggagataactctgaGTTTCTTAATCACACAAAGAGACTCTACTAGTGACTCTTTCAGTTAATGTTCATATTGTAAAATAGATAAAgttttataatacataatatttttcaaaacataagatgtcaaaatattttatatattcatggTTAGGCTTTGAAGAACATGCAGGCAATTTTAGAAGAAGCAGGCACTACAATGGATAATGGTAAGTGTTGGTGTATAGTCTGTATTTCCAATATTATATgatttaccggtatatacaatatttaacttacatgtacttgtactaGCATCTCTTAGTATCCCAGTTTCACTTTAACAATTACAGTAATTGCCATGGATGCTATGTCACTCATACATTgagaatataataaaattacttgtcatatattttgtaaaatagcttactaaacaattttttcaataaagtaGCTGCATTACCAAATGTCTGTTGTTAACCAAATTTTTCAACacaatgtcatttttataaacaaactgGTAAATGAAAATTGTAATGATTCAGTTAGCAACAGACATCTGTACACCAAAGCTTTTGGAATTCAAGAAAATTTTGCGGAAGTTTTGTGGAAACCCTACAGTCACAAATAATTGTTGTGAACCATTTCTTcactttttcatatattatcaAAGATTATCTACATGGGCTTCCTTACAAAAATAAGTTGGGGCAAactaattaattacaaaataaagatgCAGCAAACAAGTTTTTGtaaaaactttgaaattgtCTGATTTAGTGGCTACAAGATTTCAGGCATTAACCAACAGAATGGCAGGGCGATTCCTGGCTTAATGTGAAAAGTTTCACATGTCCCATGGAAAGTTTCACATGTCTCGTGGTGTTTCCTGTATCGAGAGCCATGCAGTTATCCACTATTAAAATTTACTTGGTGCGCTATTTCATGAATAACTAAGTAGACTCCTAATGGTTTCAACCTGCTAGCATCTCTGATAGCAAGGATGTATGTACTGATTTGTTTGAATCCATAGAGGATGGAcctttcaaatgtttattgaatgcaAATACCTGTACATATAAAATGGAGACATTGGCATCCATAAATACATTGCTGGTCTATGGTTAACCTATCCTCGTTATCTCTTGTCTACAGTTGTCAAAGCCACAGTTTTGTTGGATGACATCAATAATTTCGGAGCAGTGAATGAAGTGTATGCTAAATGTAAGTAGGTGGGGTAAGACAATTAATAATAAATGCACTCTGTTGGCCAAGACTTGGTCGGAGCAGCTGTGTATGTTTGTGTATTGGAGTCCTGTTTCCATGACCACacgatattaattaaaaaaaacttcacaaAAGAAATTCAAGATCTGATTTTTATGTCAGTAGAATTCAATAAAGTTCTGtctaattataaataaaacagtcaaaaattgattattttttttaaacttatagcACTGAGTGTATAACAAGAATTCtgataaaaatttcattgatttatgaGCACATTTTTTAGTTCATAGGTATCCTGCCAATCttgtttgattgattgatttttaacttaattatgattgtttcaaatgtatatttgcagTTTTCCAGAAGAGTTTTCCAGCACGAGCAGCTTATCAAGTTGCAGCCTTACCAAAGGTGGGTTGGGATTATCGGTGGGATTGTTGTTGGGATTATTGGTGGGATTGTTGTTGGGACTATCTGGATACATCACTCCAATAGCTTTTAATCTGTTCTGATGCTGCTATAAAATCAATGCTTCAGATAAGGAGATGAAGCTAAGTTAATGCTCACACAAGACTCTACTAGTATCCAGTTTGAGATAAATGTATAGATCCATATTATGTTTCCTATGCTAAAGATATTCTGATAGATATTCTGATATATACCCTTATATCtgtatttatacatacatgtatatgcaaatcTTATAGATTTTGATTTGGAAACATATCCCATTAGTGCTTGTAACTAGCCTTTAATGCTTTTAAAGCACTGGAGACATTAGTataatttttaagaaagaactatatattatattagtcaaatttggcccccaaaattcgctatttttaaaatgattcaggtacattaatttgttgtgttattttataaaagagttgacatgaaatacgtttttcacctatttatttgaattatatgCACTCaatggcagtatatgacgtcagaagtaacgctatttttataatttaatcaaaatcaatcaaaaattgacatttttcttatctttttttcgaatgggaaatatagagcgactccttgaacaagaacgaactttttgtcacttataagtattggataGATtaatctttggtgaaaatattttgtttgttcaagcagtcgctcaatgtttccttaaagaaaaactacctaaaaacaagccgttttatgctaaaaatgagaaaatggcgggaaaaggtaaactttatgatgtcatatatttaaattgtgggtactaaaatcaaaatgaaaattatgaaaaaacttcaaatgtatatttgtacaaataaaacgaagaattacagtaaaatgacaatgttcattttagggggccattttaggctcaaaccatatatagtcctttgataCCTGTCTGTTCACAATTTTCTATATTAGATAGCTGAAAGGGAGGTTGTTAattcttttgtaatttttaattttaagaaggGCAAAGAGAATGAGAGAGGATTTCAAGCCAACAGATAAAATCAGTAATTCTGAAGAACTAAAAATTCTTgctttatttgaatataattgcAAATATGTTATTTACATACAGGAATTTTTGAATTTAGTGGTTTCACTGAATAATTAAACATGTCATGCTATGGTGTTGTGTTGATATCAGCTCGGAATCCTAGCAACTAAGGGCGAACAAAAGCATGCTTAAGCTTCCTCATGAATTATTAATCAATCGCAAAATTAACAACTTCAGCATCGGAGCTGCGTTTAGGTGAGGGACACTTGAGAGGCTCTCTTCCTGTACTTTTATTTCCTCAAGGGGAACAACTCTGTATTGCATATTGATTCTTATCAATGTAGTCCAATAATTTAACGCACTGATCCATATATTTGCATTGTCCAAGGAGTAATTGTATGATAAGCCTTTaagatttaatttcaaattaatttaagtGATTCTTGTaaagtaattatcattgatTTTCCTCTTAatcgatatttttttctctctcaacgTTACAGGGGGCCAAAGTGGAGATTGAAGCTGTGGCTATTGTTGGAAAACTGGTGGATACACAATGACTAGAGGCTAGACTATAGTTCAAATACTTGTACAATTTTGACCAGCATACCTCTAAGGAAGTCCGATTGAATACttcatttttatacaaatttaaaagcAGTCATTATACAtcgtatacatttttaaatttatagttTACAAAACCAGATATTTTTGtatggaaataaaaacaaaaactttttataaTGGTCTGtgttataaatttcaagttcatGTGCATATTTTATGTACGGTATCAgtatatatcataaataaacAATACTGGGGATGCATGTTTATTTATCTTCAAAACCCCACAATGAAATCCAGGGAATCCAACAAGCCCattaaacaagttttatgaCAGGTAGTACCCTAAATGAGAAAGGTCAAGGTAAATGTTCAGTGTGTCCTACGTACTCCTAGCCCTATCAGAATAACATCATCACAAACATAAGTATCGGGAAAGATACCACTTGATGGCTGTATTAATCTGCCCTCTGAAGTCCCAAGGTGCCACTTCAGGTGATTTAGATAGCACCGTCTCCCATAGGCTTCACCTGAAGAGCCGTATCTAATAGATTACCCGACAGTATTTACAATACCTGAAATTTAAGGCTCGGAAACTGATAAACCTttaatattcagttttgaattgtttcaagctttattcatattttttaatgctttgatTGCTTTTTATCTTTGTATGCTTTTGTCTTGACTGAAATATGCAAGGATATGCTTAAACATGAGAAGGTTTTATCAATCCTGTGAATAGATTACTTACtgtatatatagtacatgtacatatatatttaaaactcattttaaaaaattacaagtaAACAGAAACAGCTCTGTTAAATTAAATCCAAGTTTGACTTGAAGTgtatttttttaaccttttctTTTCATTACAACACACGATTTTATGTAACACGAACAAGTATATTGATATCCTAATTACATGAAGTTtggtttttcaataaaatgaggATTTATTACTCAGTTACTTAGGATTTAATTAAGCATAATAAACAGGATTTCTTTATGCTCTTGAATGAGTTTTTATATTCTCAGAATCCCACTTTGTACAGGTAAATTGGGTTTGACATAAGATTTAAAATCCATCTTATAACCACAATATAAACCACAAACACGGAAGTTGTCCCAATCTGACAAAAATGCAGATCTTTACATAGTGTGGTCTCATATCCATGTTCATGGGTATAAAATTTCATCGATTAAGTATAATTGAGCATAATTAACACAGCACGGGGAGCTttgtaaagattttaaattaCGGTAGATTGATAATTGTCCTCATAATCATGAACTAAATATATCTTCTTATTTTAAactcttgatttttttctgacGTGCATTTTAGAATTGAATAAATATACAGTAACTTTTCGGTAATTAAAGTAATTTGCCATttgatatatatcattatatatgaTCATTTCAAATATTCTAAACATAAGATTAGACCAAGATAAAGTATATAAAAACGTTATTTGTAGGTTTTCCCTTTACTTCAGTAAGGAAAAACCGGTTTGATCTATCCTTACTTTCTCTCTTTGAAGACTCCTTGCGTAAAAATGGCCTTAATCTAGATTATCTTAAAATGCAAACCTTGATGCGATAGGATTTtctcaaagtttaaaaaagctTTTTCATTAGTGCATTGGAGGACTTGCAGAAAACAAGGTTTTGCAATTTTAAtcctggtcacggcaccaaatgtaGTTCTGATGTCAAACGTATTTACCTAAACaagattgaaaattttcaacagaCATTCTTTAAAAACACTAATAAAAATGCGACAGGTCGGATACTACGAAAcgattaattttatcaaagctAAAGCGAATAACTAATATGGTAACATTCacatttaaatgtacatttacaatcTAGGAATGAAATTCTTTTGTATCATTTCGTCTTCCTATCAGAGATTTGTATAGATCATGGAAATATAGCTTTTGGAAATAGGAAtttgatttatcatttaaagtgGTTATCATTATTGTTATCTTAATATAGTTTAATCATATGGTGCATGTTGAAGTTAAAACAACATAAAGTATAAGtgtatataataatttattattaactGATAAACATATGTAACCAGTGGACATTAAACCGTCTTTATAAACACTGCcgattaaattattattaagaGTATACATAACCATTAATTcaagatatttaaatttaaggggaatgacattgaaaaaaaaatccgtacATTAGAGAGCCCATAAAACAGTTAGTCAAGTTAGCAGTGTGTAGTCGTCCTGATATTGGGACTCCTAAGTATATAATACTGGTAGAGATCACAGTGTAGTAAAGTTTCAACGCACCAACATCCTAATATCTGATTCTGCTGTAACATTTACGCACATCCTTTCACAGCTTCCATCCACCACCATATATCACGTTAATAtacataaacatatatataaagtcAGAAAATCATTCACACCCAACGGTGGCTACGAGAAAAATATCACAGAGAAAATATAGTGaaagttatattttatataagtaGAGTCCTGGACGGATTATCTCCCTTGTTGTGGGCCGTATTTCATGCTTTCAGCGGAGCTTGTCTTTTTTGAATTGTAAGAGATGAGTCAAAGAGAAAACTTGATTGCCAATAAGATCCATGTGGGTTTTTTAAACGTTTCAGTGATACATAATTTATTATGACCTATGGATTTGAtcctgaaataaaacaaaaaagatattTGGTTACACGCTATCAAGTATATGTGTAAATTGAAGTGAAGTTAATTAAAATTCTTACAGGaaatatatctctctctctctctctctctctctctctctctctctctctctctctctctctctctctctcacctatCATTATTCTGCTGCTTGTTCCGTTTGCTCAGCCTCCGCCGCTGGGGGGTCTGCAGCGGGTGCCGGATCTGTAAGAAAAAGAGGCTAACAAATGTATTCTTTTTCaaagatctaaaaaaaaataatgcatggTCAGGAGGAAATTATGAATTGTTATATTATTCTCCGCCATCACAAAACATACATAAACACACGTCCACAATTGGGAAGATATTCGATGGACTTGCGCTTCAATCTTCAATCAAACAAGTGATTACTCTTTAATTAATGCTTAAAAATTCTATCTCAATAGTTTACCggtaaaatttaatgatatttttttcccttcattttatcaattgaaatttatatataaccaaaataaaaattctgatTTTGATGTTGAAATTACTAATTCTCTGAATACAACAACCCAGCCAACCACCTTCAAAGGAAAGGTACTGAACCATTTACTGTACTAATCAAACCGTTTAAACCCCAAACAATCTAGGCTTCTTATTCGTAAAGAATCACACAAACGTAATTCAATAGATTCACAAAGGAATCGTGTCGTAATCTTTTTGTTTGTTCAtctgaattaaaatatattcgACCTCATGGCTAAATTATcaaatgtataatatgatacaagaGAGCCACTCCCTCTTGTTATATAGTATGCATATgttaagcttttaaaaaataataaaataataataataaaatctgtatattTCATTGTTCCTTCAGGTTAAAAAACCCCCAAGTATTGAGGTTCAATTTGACGACAGAGtcctttaaatgaatttatacaaTAACTAAATGCACATTCACGTTACTTAATCAGCTTAAGCCGGGCCTCATCCGCGAGAAGCGTGTCCAAATCAAGGTAAACCCAGCGTACATGCAAACAATCCTCTGATTAGCAATATTGTCTGTGCTGAACTTTTATGAACGGGACTCATTAACAACTAATTTTTATAATTCCCCCTAAGCTTATTGCATTGCTATTCCACGTGTActgatgtgtgtgtgtgtgtgtgtctacACGGTACAGAAAAGGTTTGAACTTTCCAACCTTTCATTTATTGCTAATAGCCAAATCTTCTTTTTCAAACGGAAGGAGGCAAATTCTAGAACGTAGTCAAAAGCCTTTTTCATTGAGCTTTAGTTTCTCGATGTTTTTATTCCATCATTTTATGTTAACTACTTTAATGGGGGAAAATCGTCAAACACCGGGAAATTAATTCAGGAAGTCTGCACTTTAAACTAGAGAAAAAGTTTGATAAGTTAAAtttgcaagtacatgtaaatcaaaattgCCGATCCTCCCGTTTACACATAAATGTAAATGTGAAGTATGAGCAGGCATAGCTTTAATAAATACCTCAATAACATGtagaaagatacatgtatatatctctACGGCAGGTATATGTACAATATAGTATGATTGGGTTGTCAGATTTCAGGCAATTTCAGACTTGTTTTATGGCCATTATAAATACTTGATGGTACATAGTCTGCTGCCTTTAAAAGGAAAGGCTTTTTTATATACACTCCCAGTCCGCGGTCAATATATCTAAGATGACAGTTACAATAGGAGACCGAAACCAAATGCCTCAACATCGATTTAAAAGGAGGAAGCTTAATGGCGAACAAAGGATAATTACGCCGATCGACCGATCTCGTCTGCAAAgattttggtttctttttttttttttagaacacgTCAGATATGATACAcaaattttaaccattttttttttgttcttcatATTTCGAACTTCGGGGATGGAATGTTGAAATTAGACACGACTTATAGATGGCATCAACAGACTAGGGGACCTCCCATTGTAACGGTGTGACATCGCGGAACAACGGAAACATTGTCTGTAAGAGCGGACCTTTAACTAAATCTAGATAAGAAGCTATGTACATCacactttgataaaaaaaaaaaaaaaaaaagcccacaaaataatttaattcttccAGAATTTTCGTTATCTGGAATTCGTTAGATTCTTCATCCCTTATCCCAGTTACATGTAGATTATCATGAAAGAAAAATGAGAATTTCTAAAAATcggtgtgtttttttttgtaaatcaaaaAAGGAGGAAGTTGCGTGAATAGTAGAAGATAATTTCTCACCTGATGCCTGCGTTGCGGCAGGTTGCTCCTGTTGCCCGCTATTTGCAGCTGGGGCACTGCCTTCGGTTGTTCCTTTGCTGTTGTTGCACCCCATCCTTCAAGTGTTTGGTCTGTCGGCTCTCGGCGTGTGTGTGTCTGGTGGTGTAAGGTGATTACGTTCTCAGCCCGTCTATGTGCTGACTTTTGCCCGAA
This portion of the Magallana gigas chromosome 7, xbMagGiga1.1, whole genome shotgun sequence genome encodes:
- the LOC105344826 gene encoding 2-iminobutanoate/2-iminopropanoate deaminase — encoded protein: MAGIVRRIIQTAKAPSAIGPYSQAVLVENTLYVSGQIGMSPKDGNIVQGGVVSEAEQALKNMQAILEEAGTTMDNVVKATVLLDDINNFGAVNEVYAKFFQKSFPARAAYQVAALPKGAKVEIEAVAIVGKLVDTQ